The Bacteroidales bacterium genome includes the window CTGGTCTCCTCTTCTATGGTCATCAAGGTCGATTTTGATCTGACTATGTCAATACTGGCCAACAATCTGTACCGATTACTTGCTTTGCAACTGGAGCGATACGAACATCTTTCTGTTCAGAGCCTCTATGATAAGTTTGTTCTCAATGGTGCTGATGTCATTATCCAGGAAGATGCAATCACAGTACAGCTGAAGAAGAAAAGAAATCTCCCCCTGATACTGGAGGTAATGCAAACGTTTTCCCGCCAGAAATACCCCTGGCTTGATGGTAAGAATGTTATTTTTGAAGGAGCAACATACTCGTAAATAAAAATACGGGCGATTGTTTACCGTGAAAATCTATGATAATTCATAAATTTAGCATTAAAGTATTTTCTGATCAGGCCGCTTATGTGAGTGATGAAGTTATTTATAAAAAATATGGTTTGTATTCGTTGCCAAATGGTAGTGAAAACCGAGCTTGAAAAACTTGGTATACCTTATATTGATGTTAAAATTGGAGAGGTAAATACGAAAGAGGTAATTCTCAGGGATAAACTGGATCAATTGGACCTGGCAATGAGAGAAACGGGATTAGTGTTAATAGAGGATAAAAAAAGTATCCTGGTAGAGAAGATTAAAGTTACAGTCATCGAACTTGTGCATTATACAGAGGACCAGATCAAGACAAATCTTTCAGATTACCTGAGCGAGAAGCTCAATTACGATTATACCTATCTGGCCAACTTGTTTTCGGAAGTTAAGGGAATCACCATCGAAAAATTCTATCTGACTCATAAAATTGAAAAAGTCAAGGAACTCATCGTCTATGAAGAACTTAATCTCTCCGAAATAGCGTACAAACTTCACTACAGCAGTGTTTCACACCTTTCGAACCAATTCAAGAAATTTACAGGACTTACTCCTTCACACTTTAAAAATCTAAAAAACAAGAACCGGAACACCCTGGAAGATGTGTGAATAATGTAAGGAATATCTTTAATAATATAACAATCAGCTGCCTGGGTTGGGATACCTTTACCTGCATATAAACCAAGCAAATGAAATTTCTTGGAATAGAAAAATCACAGGCTCACATTCTGGTTGAATTAATTGAATATGTCCCTCATTCGGTTGTATCCAGAATCATTTCTCAAAAAATAACCGGAAGTATTACTGCTATAGCTATTGATTCGGGTGAAGCAATGGAGGAGAAGATCTCCCCATTCGACACGTATATTCAAATCATTGAAGGCGAATCAGAAATTGTTATTGACAATTGTTTAACGATCCTGGTAAGCGGTCAGGCCATCCTGGTACCCGCACATGCTACTAATTTGATCAGGGCCAATAATCCTTCAAAAATGGTAATAACTGTAATTAAAAGCGGCTATGAAGGGATAACTATCTAGCAATCCATGATTCGAAAATGTAAAAATTCTGAATATGTCTAAAGAAAAAGAAAGCAGGAAAAACAGCAAAAAACCAGCTGTAAAAAACCTGAAAGAGAAGAGAGCGGCAAAAGCTGCCAAACGCACAGAAAAAAACAGCGAAAGTAAATTTAAAATTTAAAGAAAAAACCAGCTGCATAATGAAATATGCTTTTATTGGCACATACCCACCCAGGGAATGTGGTATTGGTACATTTACCAATAACCTGCTTGATTCAGTTTTACATTTTAAAAAAGCAGTAAAGGGAAACTACGAAGGGTTTGTGGTGGCAGTGAACGATCATGGCCTGACCTATGATTATCCTCAGGAAGTAAAGTTAATCATCAGGCAGGAGCATCAGGAAGATTACTTAAAAGCTGCAAAGTATATTAATGTAAGTGGTGCAGATATATGTATTCTTCAACATGAATTTGGAATTTATGGAGGGCAAAACGGTGTATACATCCTTCCCTTGCTGCACCGCCTGGAGATCCCTCTGGCAGTAACCCTGCATACCATACTCAAAACCCCTACATACAATGAAAAGGCCGTGATGCAGGAAATTGCAAAAATGGCCCAGAAGATCATTGTGATGAGTCTGAAAGCCATTGAATTTCTCGTTGATATCTATGATGTGCCCCGGGGAAAAATTGCTTTGATAGAGCATGGAGTACCGGATATTAAGTTTAACCCGGCGAAATCAAAGGAAGAATTCAAACTGGGCAGTAAAAAAGTATTGCTCACCTTTGGATTTATTGGCCGGAATAAAGGAATTGAAACAGTCATCAATGCCCTGCCCGATGTGGTTCAGAGGCACCCGGATGTGAAATACATCATTTTGGGGAAAACCCACCCCAATGTATTAAGGCATTCAGGCGAAGAATACCGTATATTTTTGATGCGGCTGGTGAAAAAACTTCAATTGGAAAATCATGTGCTGTTTTTAAATCAATTTATTGATGTACAGGATTTATTCAAGTATCTGTCGGCAACAGATATTTATATCACACCCTATTTAAATGAATCTCAAATCACCAGCGGCACACTTTCCTACGCTGTCGGAGCCGGCGCAGCCGTACTGTCGACCCCATACTGGCATGCCGCAGAACTGCTGGCCGACGGAAGAGGAAGACTGTTCGACTTTGCGGATTCCGGGCAGCTATCTTCCACCATTAATGAACTTCTGGATCATCCGGAAGAGCTGGATAGTCTGAAAAAGACGGCGCTTGAATATGGAAGAAATTTTACCTGGCCGAAAACGGGAGAGGAATATGTTAAGCTTTTTACTGCCATTCTGGAAAAAGAATATTTGCCGGTAGAAAAGAAAGACACAGTACTGGATTTTCTTATCCTTCCTCCCTTTTCACTGGTCCATATCAATCGTTTAACAGACGACACAGGTATCATCCAACATGCAAAATATGGCATCCCGAACCTGAAAGAAGGGTACTGTCTGGATGATAATGCAAGGGCCCTGCTTATGGTCCTGATGGCTTTTCGCCAGATGAAAAACGACAGGGCTCTTGAACTCTCCCCCATCTATCTGAGTTACATCCACTATATGCAGAATCCGGATGGTACCTTCAGGAACTTCATGAGTTTTAACAGAAACTTTCTCGACAAGGTGGGTTCCGAAGATTCCTTTGGAAGGACCATCTGGGCATTGGGGTATCTGCTTGGCAACGCGCCCAATGATGCCTATTTTCAGGCAGGAGGAGGGATCTTCTTTAATGCTGCACCCAATTTCGAGAAGCTAAAATCCATCAGAGGCATAGCCAATGCCATGATTGGCATTTGTTACTACCTCAAAACCAATCCCTCTGATGATTCCATGACCGAAAGGCTAAGAAATATGGCTTTCACATTATTAAAACACTACCGGGAGAATGAATCGCCCGATTGGAATTGGTTTGAAGCCTTGCTGGCATACGATAACGGAATTTTACCGCTTGCGCTTTTGCATGCAGCAGGCATACTGAATGATGAGCGGGTTACCGAGGTGGCTATTGCTTCCATGAATTTCCTGACCACCCATACCTTAAAAGATGATTACCTGTCGATTATCGGAAACGAAAAATGGTATAAGAAAGAAGGCGAACGGTCCGTGTTTGCTCAGCAACCCATCGACGCCATGGCCATGGTGTTGATGTATCATCAGGCTTATCATCTCACCAAAGACAAAGAATACCTAAAAAAGCTCTACACTTCGTTTTTGTGGTTCCTTGGTGAAAACGACCTGAGAATGAGCTTATACGATTTTGAAACAAAGGGGTGTTGCGATGGATTTGAAAGCTATGGAGTGAACAGGAACCAGGGAGCTGAAAGCTCAGTAGCCTATTTAATCTCTCATTTAACGGTTTTGCAGGCCTATGAAGAATTTCACAAGCATGAGTGAACACGCTTATGGTCATCAGCAGATATCCATACAATCCTATCCTCACTAAACATGAAGTTCCTTATCCGGTAGCTACGGTACACAATGCCGCTGTTATCAAGCACCAGGATACTTACATCATGATATTTCGTTCCCACAAATTAAACGGAAGAAGCATATTGGGAAAGGCCGTGAGTGATGATGGTTACCATTTTGAAGTGGACAAAAACCCATTTATGATTCCTGCCCAGCAGGGTATCTTTAAAGAATACGAAGCCTATGGGGTGGAAGATCCACGCATTGTATTCCTGGATGGTCAATACCTGATTACATATAGCGCTTACTCCAGGCATGGCGTTCGCATCGGACTTGCCAAAACAAAAGATTTTAAAACCATTGAAAGGTTTTCATTGATCACCGAATCAGATTACCGGAATGTGGTCATATTCCCGGAAAAATTTGGGGGCCTATATGCCAGACTCGACCGTCCTCATTCGGAGATCTCTCCCTGGTCGATTTGGATATCGTATTCACCTGATTTAAAATACTGGGGGGAGTCAAAAATAATTATGAGACCCGTGCAATACCACTGGGATGAGATGAAGATTGGTCCGGGCGCACCTCCCATCAGAACCCCACGCGGTTGGCTGCATATTTATCATGGTGTTTTCCCAACCATGGATGGATGTGTTTACAGGCTTGGTGCAGCAATTCATGACCTGAATGATCCTTCAGAAATCATCGCTGTGGGTGATGACTGGATCCTGCAACCCAAAGAGGAATATGAAATTACCGGGTATGTACATAATGTGGTGTTTTGTTGTGGTGCAGTTCCTGAGGATGATGGAAGTGTAAAAATATACTGGGGAGGAGCCGACAAAGTAATGTGTGTGGGCACTGCCAACCTGGAAGCCCTGGTAGACCATTGTCTGGACAATCCGCGTCCTCCCATTTAACCGGATCCCCACAAAAAGAAAACTGTCAGGAGGAGTTCCCTTCAGAAGATGGTATAAGAGGGTCCCGATCTCCCTACTCGAACCTGTCTTGTGACACCCCATCCATATTTATTTGTATATGTGAATGATACTAATGTGTGAATGATGTAACTAATACTTAGAAATATGTAATGGCTCCTTTGATGAATAGCGTGACCTTTGTAAGGTGGAATTTTATTCACCACTGTATCGCCAGTTGCGACAAAAAAATCTAAAGTCATGAAAAGAACAGAAAACAAAGTGGTAATCGTAACAGGTGGCGCATTAGGAATCGGACGCGAAACATGTCTTCTATTAGCAAAAGAAGGTGCGAAGGTCGCTGTGACCGACATTCTTGACGATGAAGGCCGGAAACTGACTGAAGAAATTACCCAATCAGGAGGAGTGGCAAAATTCTGGCATCTCGATGTCTCAGACGAAAAGGAAGTTGAAAAAGTGTATAATGAAGTCGTTAAAGAATTTGGGAAAATGGATGCGACTGTAAATAATGCAGGAATTGCAGGTGCCGACAAGCCAACTCATGAATTAAGCGAGAAGGAGTGGGATACTGTCATGAATGTGAACGTTAAAGGAGTTTTTTTCTGTACCAAATATGCCATTCCACATATGAAAAAAGGAGGCAGCGGGAGCATCGTAAACCTTTCTTCAATATATGGCTTAATTGGCGCTGGAGATATTCCACCTTATCATGCATCTAAAGGTGCAGTAAGATTGATGTCAAAAAATGATGCCCTAATATATGCAAAGGATAATATAAGAGTGAACTCTGTACATCCGGGTTTTATTTGGACTCCCCTGGTAGAAGAATTGGGTAAAAATGACAGCAGTTTCCGAAAAAAACTTGATAGTCTGCATCCCATAGGACATGTTGGCGAAGCAAAAGATATTGCCTACGGAATTCTTTATCTGGTATCCGACGAATCAAAGTTTGTTACCGGAAGTGAACTGGTTATTGATGGCGGGTACACCTGCAAATAATCTTCGTCTAAAAAAACAAATGATCAACTAAAAAAATATGATTATGAAAAATTCAATTTTATTCGTGGCAAGCATCCTGTTTCTTTCTGCAACCATGTTTTCCGCTTGCCAATCATCGGCCACAAAAGTAGATAATGCAAAAGAAAGGGTACAAGAAGCTGAAAAAGAGTTGACAGATTCAAAAACTGATTTGTATCAAACCAGACTGGATTCTATCAGTGACTATCAGCAATTCAAAAAGTACGCTGAGCAGAAAATCATCGACCAGGAGAAATCTATTGCTGAATTTAAAGCAAGAATAGAAAAAGAGAAAAAGGAAAACAAAGCTGATTATGAAAAAAAGCTGATTGAACTGGAGAATAAAAACAGCGATTTAAAAAAGAAACTGGCGGAATTTACAGATGACAGCCAGGATCAATGGATGTCTTTCAAAACTGAATTTAACCATGATATGGATGATTTGGGCAAAGCATTAAAAGATCTGACCGTAGAAAACACCAAATAATTTCTGATGAACCAGCAAATCCAAACCTGAACAATCAAAATACTTGATGCACCGTGAAAATAGCCATTCTTTCATCGATAGCCTGGAGGACACCTCCCCGGAAATATGGACCCTGGGAACAGGTATCCTCAAACATCGCCGAAGGATTGGTTGAACTGGGCATCGATGTAACACTATTTGCATCAAGCGATTCCATGACAAATGGCAAGCTGGAATCCGTAATTGAGCTGCCCTATGCGGAGCACCCCGAGCATGACCCCAAGGTAGCCGAGTGCCTTCACATCAGTCATTTAATGGAACGGGCAGATCAGTTTGATATAATACATAACAATTTCGATTTTCTTCCCCTGAGTTATTCCCGGCTGATCAAAACCCCGATAGTAACAACGATTCATGGTTTTTCTTCTCCAAAAATTATTCCGGTATACAAGAAAT containing:
- a CDS encoding AraC family transcriptional regulator; translation: MVVKTELEKLGIPYIDVKIGEVNTKEVILRDKLDQLDLAMRETGLVLIEDKKSILVEKIKVTVIELVHYTEDQIKTNLSDYLSEKLNYDYTYLANLFSEVKGITIEKFYLTHKIEKVKELIVYEELNLSEIAYKLHYSSVSHLSNQFKKFTGLTPSHFKNLKNKNRNTLEDV
- a CDS encoding glycosyltransferase family 4 protein, with the translated sequence MKYAFIGTYPPRECGIGTFTNNLLDSVLHFKKAVKGNYEGFVVAVNDHGLTYDYPQEVKLIIRQEHQEDYLKAAKYINVSGADICILQHEFGIYGGQNGVYILPLLHRLEIPLAVTLHTILKTPTYNEKAVMQEIAKMAQKIIVMSLKAIEFLVDIYDVPRGKIALIEHGVPDIKFNPAKSKEEFKLGSKKVLLTFGFIGRNKGIETVINALPDVVQRHPDVKYIILGKTHPNVLRHSGEEYRIFLMRLVKKLQLENHVLFLNQFIDVQDLFKYLSATDIYITPYLNESQITSGTLSYAVGAGAAVLSTPYWHAAELLADGRGRLFDFADSGQLSSTINELLDHPEELDSLKKTALEYGRNFTWPKTGEEYVKLFTAILEKEYLPVEKKDTVLDFLILPPFSLVHINRLTDDTGIIQHAKYGIPNLKEGYCLDDNARALLMVLMAFRQMKNDRALELSPIYLSYIHYMQNPDGTFRNFMSFNRNFLDKVGSEDSFGRTIWALGYLLGNAPNDAYFQAGGGIFFNAAPNFEKLKSIRGIANAMIGICYYLKTNPSDDSMTERLRNMAFTLLKHYRENESPDWNWFEALLAYDNGILPLALLHAAGILNDERVTEVAIASMNFLTTHTLKDDYLSIIGNEKWYKKEGERSVFAQQPIDAMAMVLMYHQAYHLTKDKEYLKKLYTSFLWFLGENDLRMSLYDFETKGCCDGFESYGVNRNQGAESSVAYLISHLTVLQAYEEFHKHE
- a CDS encoding glycoside hydrolase family 130 protein, coding for MVISRYPYNPILTKHEVPYPVATVHNAAVIKHQDTYIMIFRSHKLNGRSILGKAVSDDGYHFEVDKNPFMIPAQQGIFKEYEAYGVEDPRIVFLDGQYLITYSAYSRHGVRIGLAKTKDFKTIERFSLITESDYRNVVIFPEKFGGLYARLDRPHSEISPWSIWISYSPDLKYWGESKIIMRPVQYHWDEMKIGPGAPPIRTPRGWLHIYHGVFPTMDGCVYRLGAAIHDLNDPSEIIAVGDDWILQPKEEYEITGYVHNVVFCCGAVPEDDGSVKIYWGGADKVMCVGTANLEALVDHCLDNPRPPI
- a CDS encoding glucose 1-dehydrogenase, with the protein product MKRTENKVVIVTGGALGIGRETCLLLAKEGAKVAVTDILDDEGRKLTEEITQSGGVAKFWHLDVSDEKEVEKVYNEVVKEFGKMDATVNNAGIAGADKPTHELSEKEWDTVMNVNVKGVFFCTKYAIPHMKKGGSGSIVNLSSIYGLIGAGDIPPYHASKGAVRLMSKNDALIYAKDNIRVNSVHPGFIWTPLVEELGKNDSSFRKKLDSLHPIGHVGEAKDIAYGILYLVSDESKFVTGSELVIDGGYTCK